A stretch of Puniceicoccus vermicola DNA encodes these proteins:
- a CDS encoding MBL fold metallo-hydrolase: protein MEVKILPLGPIQTNAYFLAKDGHAVLIDAPMGAHDAVTALLEEKGLTLDALLLTHAHWDHTTDAYLFQKDGIPLYGHRDDQELYENPRTMSSYGLPGVPMEPVQIDHWVDEGSQLEFLGESVEVRHVPGHCPGNILFYFEDEAACFSGDVIFAGSVGRADLPGGDFAVLEKSIQKRVFTLPDDTEIYPGHGPITSVREEKRRNPFVRAIS from the coding sequence ATGGAAGTCAAAATCCTTCCCCTCGGACCTATACAGACGAACGCTTACTTCCTCGCGAAGGACGGACACGCCGTGCTTATCGACGCACCCATGGGGGCGCACGATGCCGTGACCGCCTTGCTGGAGGAAAAGGGGCTGACCCTGGATGCGCTCTTGCTGACGCACGCCCATTGGGATCACACCACGGACGCGTATCTCTTCCAGAAGGACGGGATCCCCCTCTACGGTCATCGGGACGACCAAGAGCTTTACGAAAATCCGCGCACGATGTCTTCCTACGGCTTGCCCGGCGTGCCGATGGAGCCCGTTCAGATTGATCATTGGGTCGATGAAGGGTCTCAGCTGGAATTCTTGGGAGAATCCGTCGAGGTGCGCCACGTTCCCGGGCATTGTCCGGGAAACATCCTCTTTTATTTTGAGGACGAGGCCGCCTGTTTCAGTGGAGACGTGATCTTCGCCGGAAGTGTCGGGCGCGCCGATTTGCCCGGTGGCGACTTTGCGGTTCTGGAGAAATCGATTCAGAAACGCGTTTTTACCTTGCCGGACGATACGGAAATCTATCCGGGACACGGGCCGATCACTTCCGTGCGGGAAGAAAAGAGGCGTAATCCGTTTGTTCGGGCAATCTCCTAA
- the ribD gene encoding bifunctional diaminohydroxyphosphoribosylaminopyrimidine deaminase/5-amino-6-(5-phosphoribosylamino)uracil reductase RibD — MSPEVDERWMRRAIEVARKGWGTTHPNPLVGAVLADREQILAEGYHEVAGGPHAEVQALRQWEGVVPDSATLYVTLEPCSTVGRTPACTQAIIDAGIKRVVVGALDDDARHRGKGLEILRSAGIAATAGVLEQDCEDLNLIFHFFHRTGRAMIAAKVATTIDGRTAVEGGASKWITGEKSRANVHQWRRYFPAIAVGARTAIADDPSLTSRLGPKDFCPVRIIFDRTGRLVNFPNLRVLTDKFRDKTVIFVSDEAYDKVRKVVSDEVRVVRCPGEGEIRDFLLGWLANEGLHGIYVEGGSVLHSRLFAEQAVDYLFAYRAPKLFLDDRARPVAGGRYLEDPSEAITLEDCRHEIFGSDQLLRGRICYPVGKERS; from the coding sequence ATGAGCCCGGAAGTTGACGAACGCTGGATGCGGAGGGCCATCGAGGTGGCCCGCAAAGGGTGGGGGACGACTCATCCAAATCCTTTGGTAGGGGCCGTGTTGGCCGATCGAGAACAGATCCTGGCCGAAGGTTACCACGAAGTGGCTGGCGGCCCGCATGCCGAAGTGCAGGCCCTCCGACAATGGGAAGGCGTGGTTCCCGATTCCGCTACCTTGTATGTGACCTTGGAGCCCTGTTCCACAGTCGGGCGAACGCCAGCCTGTACGCAGGCGATCATCGATGCGGGAATCAAACGGGTGGTCGTCGGTGCGCTCGATGACGATGCCCGCCATCGCGGGAAAGGCCTGGAAATCCTGCGGAGTGCGGGGATTGCGGCCACCGCTGGCGTTCTGGAGCAGGATTGCGAGGATCTGAATTTGATCTTTCATTTTTTTCACCGGACGGGTCGGGCGATGATCGCGGCCAAAGTCGCCACAACCATCGACGGCCGCACAGCTGTCGAGGGAGGGGCTTCGAAATGGATCACCGGAGAAAAGTCGCGGGCCAACGTCCACCAATGGCGCCGTTATTTCCCAGCGATTGCGGTGGGGGCCCGCACCGCAATTGCGGACGACCCCTCCCTGACCTCCAGACTGGGGCCGAAGGACTTTTGCCCGGTCCGGATCATTTTTGATCGCACCGGACGGCTGGTGAATTTCCCCAACCTGCGGGTCCTGACCGATAAATTTCGGGACAAGACCGTGATCTTTGTTTCCGACGAAGCCTATGACAAGGTGAGGAAAGTCGTTTCCGATGAGGTCCGGGTGGTTCGTTGCCCTGGAGAAGGGGAAATCCGTGATTTCTTGCTCGGCTGGTTGGCCAATGAGGGCCTGCACGGGATCTATGTGGAGGGCGGGAGCGTGCTTCATAGTCGGCTTTTTGCCGAGCAGGCAGTGGATTACCTTTTTGCCTATCGGGCGCCGAAACTTTTCCTCGATGATCGGGCGAGGCCGGTCGCGGGAGGTCGCTACTTGGAAGACCCCTCCGAAGCGATCACCTTGGAGGACTGCCGGCACGAGATTTTTGGTTCCGATCAGTTGCTTCGAGGCAGGATTTGTTATCCTGTAGGGAAGGAACGATCATGA
- a CDS encoding carboxymuconolactone decarboxylase family protein, whose amino-acid sequence MSDRYERGLKVMREHLGKAADEYVENIREVSPLFAKVNVEFAFGDIYGDKSNVLEPKIQELITLSALTVMGDCLPQLELHIHCALNEGATKEEIAETITQMIAYCGFPSATNAILTAKKVFKERGILE is encoded by the coding sequence ATGAGTGACCGCTACGAACGAGGCTTGAAAGTCATGCGCGAGCATCTTGGCAAAGCCGCTGACGAATACGTCGAAAACATCCGCGAAGTCTCCCCTCTCTTTGCGAAAGTCAACGTGGAGTTTGCCTTCGGCGATATCTACGGCGACAAGAGCAATGTCCTCGAACCCAAGATTCAAGAGCTGATCACCCTCTCCGCATTAACGGTGATGGGTGACTGCCTCCCCCAGCTCGAACTGCACATTCACTGCGCTCTGAATGAGGGAGCAACCAAGGAGGAGATCGCCGAAACGATCACCCAGATGATCGCCTACTGCGGCTTCCCCTCCGCCACCAACGCCATTCTCACTGCCAAAAAGGTTTTTAAGGAAAGAGGCATTCTCGAGTAA
- the chrA gene encoding chromate efflux transporter, whose protein sequence is MTRNRAPLFSLFLIYLRLGLTSFGGPVAHLGYFRDEFVGRKKWLTDEAYADLVALCQFLPGPASSQVSYAIGYLRHGWAGGILAWCGFTLPSAIALILFAYGLAAIGDASGAGWVLGLKLAAVAVVAKAVWGMATKLCRNRTTVTFALVAGAVVLLFPTVWAQIGVILCGAIGGWILLSPPDTKWSRTEPNPNLSHRTGLLCLISFAVLLVGFWIAGSLLSSSYIQYFDAFYRSGSLVFGGGHVVLPLLEEAVVQTGWVDQSTFLAGYGATQAVPGPLFTFSAFLGASMNQSPAGWFGGLYCLVAIYVPSILLVSGLLPFWDRIRTNRSAKRALAGTNAAVVGLLLAAFYNPVWISAVISPGAAAFALFAFLLLQFWKMPPWALVILSGLAGWAVF, encoded by the coding sequence ATGACCCGGAATCGCGCTCCTCTCTTCTCTCTCTTTCTCATCTACCTTCGTCTCGGTTTGACTTCTTTCGGAGGTCCGGTCGCCCACTTAGGCTACTTCCGCGATGAATTTGTCGGCCGCAAAAAATGGCTGACCGATGAAGCCTACGCCGATCTCGTCGCCCTCTGCCAATTTCTCCCCGGCCCGGCCAGCAGCCAAGTGAGCTATGCTATCGGCTACCTCCGGCACGGATGGGCGGGCGGCATCCTCGCTTGGTGCGGATTTACGCTTCCCTCAGCCATTGCTCTTATCCTCTTTGCCTATGGCTTGGCCGCGATTGGGGATGCATCGGGGGCGGGATGGGTCTTGGGGCTCAAGCTCGCTGCAGTTGCGGTCGTGGCCAAAGCCGTCTGGGGAATGGCGACGAAACTGTGTCGCAACCGAACTACGGTCACTTTCGCCCTCGTTGCCGGAGCAGTGGTCCTCCTCTTCCCGACCGTCTGGGCTCAGATCGGCGTCATCCTCTGCGGGGCAATCGGCGGATGGATTCTGCTCTCCCCACCCGACACCAAGTGGAGCCGAACGGAGCCGAACCCCAACCTCTCGCACCGGACGGGCCTTCTCTGCCTGATCTCTTTCGCCGTCCTCCTCGTGGGCTTCTGGATCGCGGGCAGCCTCCTTTCCTCTTCCTACATCCAATACTTTGACGCCTTCTACCGTTCTGGATCTCTGGTATTTGGCGGGGGCCATGTCGTCCTCCCTCTACTCGAAGAAGCCGTCGTCCAAACCGGATGGGTAGACCAGAGCACCTTCCTCGCCGGATATGGTGCCACTCAGGCCGTTCCGGGGCCCCTCTTCACCTTCTCCGCCTTTCTGGGAGCTTCGATGAACCAATCCCCGGCCGGATGGTTTGGAGGACTCTATTGCCTCGTGGCCATCTACGTCCCCTCGATCCTCCTGGTTTCCGGCCTCCTCCCCTTTTGGGATCGCATCCGCACCAACCGCTCTGCGAAACGCGCCCTCGCCGGAACCAATGCCGCGGTCGTCGGCCTTCTCCTCGCCGCCTTCTACAATCCGGTCTGGATCAGTGCTGTGATTTCTCCCGGCGCGGCGGCCTTCGCCCTCTTTGCCTTCCTCCTCCTCCAATTCTGGAAGATGCCTCCCTGGGCTCTGGTCATCCTCAGCGGCCTGGCTGGCTGGGCCGTATTCTAA
- a CDS encoding dihydroxyacetone kinase subunit DhaK: protein MKSFINNPEDAVNESIEGLLTNPLLTKLDSFPEIRVVLRKEIDPQKVAIVSGGGSGHEPMHAGFVGKGMLTAAVCGDIFASPSVDAVLAAILAVSGEAGTLLVVKNYTGDRLNFGLAAEQARALGHRVEMVIVGDDIALGEDTAQRGLAGTLFVHKVAGKLAEEGKSLEDVTEAAKGVANDAISIGLSLTEGQKYQNPEKSRLSQSEAELGLGIHGEPGAQVIQMEKARSLVEQAVKELNKYLPKKSGEFALLFNNLGSVTPLEMNLLVHCFDQTDLSSKVKYLIGPTAMTTSLNMNGFSLSLLPLDSETEEALLETTETPEWRIRPYSQPTSIQSPQLPETLQFEASNDDQTKRVVQEIASLLIEIEGEMNDLDEKVGDGDAGSTFSGAGQRFKNLSEKLPYASPPELLTTIGRVLSRESGGSSGVLLSLLFTKSGSQMKEGANLGEALKQGLDRMKSFGGAEQGDRTMIDAMEPAFEALAAGKSLQEAAEAARKGADQTREITETSAGRSSYLSESNLKGIPDPGAEMVARVFEKLAGLDL, encoded by the coding sequence ATGAAGTCATTTATAAATAACCCCGAAGATGCCGTTAACGAATCGATCGAAGGCCTCTTGACCAATCCTTTACTCACCAAGCTAGACTCTTTCCCCGAAATAAGAGTCGTTCTCCGAAAAGAAATCGATCCCCAAAAAGTAGCCATCGTCTCCGGCGGCGGCTCAGGACACGAACCAATGCACGCCGGATTTGTCGGCAAAGGAATGCTCACAGCCGCCGTTTGTGGCGATATTTTCGCATCGCCATCCGTTGATGCCGTTCTCGCGGCAATCCTCGCGGTCAGCGGTGAGGCCGGCACCCTTCTGGTCGTCAAGAACTACACTGGCGATCGACTCAATTTCGGATTGGCAGCGGAACAGGCCCGGGCGCTCGGCCACCGGGTCGAGATGGTAATCGTCGGAGACGACATTGCCCTGGGCGAGGATACGGCCCAACGGGGACTCGCCGGAACCCTTTTCGTCCACAAAGTAGCCGGTAAGCTAGCAGAAGAAGGAAAGTCGCTGGAGGATGTGACCGAAGCGGCAAAGGGTGTAGCGAATGATGCGATTTCAATCGGCCTTTCTTTGACCGAGGGCCAGAAATATCAAAATCCAGAAAAATCGAGACTCTCCCAATCCGAGGCAGAGCTCGGTCTCGGAATCCACGGCGAACCCGGTGCTCAAGTCATCCAAATGGAAAAAGCCCGTTCCTTGGTCGAGCAAGCCGTGAAAGAGCTCAACAAATATCTCCCGAAGAAGAGCGGTGAATTCGCCCTGCTCTTCAACAACCTCGGAAGCGTCACTCCGCTCGAGATGAACCTCCTCGTCCATTGCTTCGATCAGACGGACTTGTCCTCCAAGGTGAAGTATTTGATCGGCCCCACGGCAATGACGACTTCGCTCAACATGAACGGGTTTTCCCTATCACTCCTGCCTTTGGATTCAGAGACCGAAGAGGCTCTACTCGAAACCACGGAGACACCGGAATGGAGGATCCGCCCCTACTCGCAACCGACAAGCATTCAGAGCCCACAATTACCCGAGACCCTCCAATTCGAAGCATCCAACGACGATCAGACAAAGAGAGTGGTGCAGGAAATCGCCTCTCTCCTCATCGAGATCGAAGGAGAGATGAATGATTTGGACGAAAAAGTCGGCGACGGCGACGCCGGATCGACCTTTTCAGGCGCAGGCCAACGATTCAAAAACCTCTCGGAAAAGCTCCCCTACGCCTCTCCTCCCGAACTTCTGACTACGATCGGCCGCGTCCTCTCCCGCGAGTCCGGCGGATCCAGTGGCGTCCTGCTCTCCCTTCTGTTCACCAAATCAGGGAGCCAGATGAAAGAAGGCGCAAACCTCGGAGAGGCACTGAAACAGGGCTTGGATAGAATGAAATCATTCGGCGGAGCCGAACAGGGCGACCGAACGATGATCGATGCCATGGAGCCTGCCTTCGAAGCCCTGGCCGCGGGAAAATCGCTGCAAGAGGCTGCAGAGGCCGCTCGGAAGGGAGCGGATCAGACCCGCGAAATCACCGAAACGAGTGCGGGTCGGTCATCCTACCTCTCAGAGTCCAATCTAAAAGGCATCCCCGATCCCGGCGCTGAAATGGTGGCCCGAGTCTTCGAGAAGCTGGCCGGTCTAGACCTCTGA
- the rdgB gene encoding RdgB/HAM1 family non-canonical purine NTP pyrophosphatase, protein MITETSVDIVLASGNAHKAEEIQAWLRERGHSVSVLTASHFGGMKGCEETATDFEGNARIKVEFLQKRVSPQTWILADDSGLEVDALDGAPGVFSARFAGEGADDQQNRELLIERMRKVAQPRRRTARFVCVLALWKGKGSIQFFRGECEGRILRQSKGEGGFGYDPVFAPSGSRQSFAEIDPEEKNRISHRGQALEKLEKELTA, encoded by the coding sequence ATGATTACCGAAACCTCTGTCGATATCGTCCTCGCCTCCGGAAATGCCCATAAGGCCGAGGAAATTCAAGCTTGGCTGCGGGAAAGGGGTCACTCTGTAAGCGTCCTGACTGCCAGTCACTTCGGTGGGATGAAAGGCTGCGAAGAGACCGCGACCGATTTCGAAGGCAACGCCCGGATCAAAGTCGAATTTCTCCAAAAACGGGTCTCGCCGCAGACGTGGATCCTGGCGGATGACAGTGGACTCGAGGTCGATGCTCTCGACGGTGCTCCAGGGGTGTTTTCCGCCCGGTTTGCCGGGGAAGGGGCCGACGATCAGCAGAACCGGGAGCTCCTCATCGAGCGCATGCGCAAAGTCGCCCAACCGCGTCGCCGTACCGCTCGTTTTGTCTGCGTGCTCGCTCTTTGGAAAGGCAAAGGATCGATCCAGTTCTTTCGCGGCGAGTGCGAAGGGAGAATCCTTCGACAGTCGAAGGGAGAGGGTGGGTTCGGCTACGATCCCGTCTTCGCTCCCAGCGGATCCCGCCAATCCTTCGCCGAGATTGATCCGGAGGAAAAGAATCGGATCAGTCACCGAGGCCAAGCCTTGGAAAAATTAGAAAAAGAATTGACCGCCTGA